Genomic DNA from Candidatus Poribacteria bacterium:
GTAGCTCCTCGGATGCGGTCCGTGCGCCGTGCCGCCGTGGACACGCGTCGGGGAACGCAGGTCGCCCGCACGCGCCCTACCCGTGCCCTTCTGCCGGAACAGCTTGCGTCCACTGCCGGCGACCATCGCGCGGGTCTTCGTCGCGGCGGTTCCCTGCCGCCGGTTCGCCAGGTGCGCGACGACGATCTGATGCATCAGCGTCGTGTTCACGTCACCGTCGACCAACAGGGAAGGCACTGCCACTTTCCCGACGGCCTGTCCCGATGGGTTCCGTACGTCTATCTCTGCCATGGTTCCGTCTTTCCCTCTGCGCCGCGGTGACCTACCGATGCGAATCCGGCTTCGCAGCCCTGCGGATGACGACGAGTCCGTTCTTGGGACCCGGCACGGCGCCTTTGACGACCAGCAGATGGCGCTCGGTATCGGTCTTGACAACCGTCAGGTTCTGCACCGTGACGTTGCTGTTACCCATGTGACCCGCCATCTTCCTGCCCTTGACGACACGCGAGGGCCACGCGCTCGTACCGATGGAGCCCGGACGACGTAGGTCCTTCTCTCCGCCGTGCGACTTCTTGCCGCCACGGAAGCCCCAGCGCTTGACGTGCCCGGCGAATCCGCGACCCTTCGTGATTCCGGTGACATCGACCAGATCGCCCTCAGCGAACAGGTCGCCG
This window encodes:
- a CDS encoding 50S ribosomal protein L3 — protein: MSEGIIGKKLGMTRVFEASGAAVAVTVIEAGPCPVVQTKSAAKEGYDAVQLGFGRQKRANRPTAGHFKKAGVAPTSELREFRSEEASRFEVGQEVTIGDLFAEGDLVDVTGITKGRGFAGHVKRWGFRGGKKSHGGEKDLRRPGSIGTSAWPSRVVKGRKMAGHMGNSNVTVQNLTVVKTDTERHLLVVKGAVPGPKNGLVVIRRAAKPDSHR